In Penicillium psychrofluorescens genome assembly, chromosome: 5, a single window of DNA contains:
- a CDS encoding uncharacterized protein (ID:PFLUO_007776-T1.cds;~source:funannotate), with translation MSTTIQPAAEVKAGFDYPNASHVEAGDANAITDAKAVNFVTDNSHEVSRYAELTFFQTVKYFWRAMAISFACGICAMGDGYQYKMPGNIVALDGFIKQMGSKDAQTGEYALNAQHVAAWGGVYAGALVVVLLVGNWPVDRFGRKPALWAVQVFMVIAALIEVFATNWTQWLAAKVLNGFSVGCNQMTATTYISEIAPTRARGAALGFYQLFWAIGSFGAAIALQIVSEMPSDKWRHAVYSMWPFVGLAIIVLILIPETPRFHAQRGNHEKAKKIMKQIYGSVPNYDIEHEYSIIIKEIEDGKVLANDQKGVSVWDCFRGTNLRRTIVSLVPFNNQLWDGAPVLFSYTSYFFQQAGLKKPFVATIILNCVLVGFVATSFYTTDRIGRRPLLVYLGAFMVPLLFIIGGVQTLQQTNATGAATIAVSCIWVAAYSSSAGPLGFAFLADCSTAILRAKTANMGALAFALLSLITTYCTPLMLSSPNFGVAGTFFFYGSTSLVFVVIMWFVIPETKNRSYVELDEMFELHVPTREFATYETSVDRAIKAGQGNVTEVAYPKSWVPGSSTKATTPTKQTDQRDDFLLLYPPRSVAMSQPPKYVLVTGATGFIGAHVVDQLLSRGIKVRGATRSLAKGDAMIQARPHFASLLDFVEIDGFENPGRLDEAVKDIDAVIHVASPLTYDTKNNEEELIIPAINGVKAVLEASATSNVRRVVLTSSFASVMDVNRKAPPYFTFTGEDWNPLTYEEAVAPTTPAHIAYRGAKKFAEKAAWDFQRDRKPAFDIVALCPSMTFGPVVHPVASTDKLNETNVMLWKVAQGQPLSTARVPFWIDVRDLALAHVEALVRPNAGGKRFIPGSPERFSYDLAAKVMEEEFDWAKGKVQREDQAIDESHGIDSELTARELGLKYTSFRDAVVDLISQVSKLPTTS, from the exons ATGTCAACCACAATTCAACCCGCTGCCGAAGTCAAGGCCGGCTTTGACTACCCCAATGCCTCCCACGTGGAAGCCGGTGATGCCAATGCCATTACCGATGCGAAAGCCGTCAATTTCGTCACCGACAATTCGCACGAAGTATCGAGATATGCCGAGttgaccttcttccagaCGGTCAAGTATTTCTGGCgcgccatggccatctcgTTTGCGTGCGGGATCTGCGCCATGGGTGACGGGTACCAGTACAAGATGCCCGGCAACATCGTTGCCCTCGACGGCTTCATCAAGCAGATGGGCTCCAAAGATGCCCAAACGGGCGAGTATGCGCTCAACGCGCAGCACGTTGCCGCCTGGGGCG GCGTGTACGCTGGCGctctcgtcgtcgtccttctGGTGGGCAATTGGCCCGTCGACCGCTTCGGCCGCAAGCCTGCTCTGTGGGCCGTTCAAGTATTCATGGTCATCGCCGCCCTCATCGAGGTCTTTGCTACCAATTGGACGCAGTGGCTCGCGGCCAAAGTCCTCAAC GGCTTCTCTGTCGGCTGCAACCAGATGACTGCCACCACCTACATCTCTGAAATCGCGCCCACGCGGGCTCGTGGTGCAGCTCTGGGCTTCTACCAGCTCTTC TGGGCTATTGGTTCATTTGGTGCTGCCATAGCCCTTCAGATCGTGTCCGAAATGCCCAGCGACAAGTGGCGTCACGCCGTCTACTCAATGTGGCCCTTCGTGGGTCTCGCTATCAttgtcctcatcctcatccccgAGACCCCTCGCTTCCACGCGCAAAGGGGCAACCATGAAAAGGCCAAAAAGATCATGAAGCAAATCTACGGCAGTGTCCCTAACTACGATATCGAGCACGAGTActcgatcatcatcaaggagatcgaggatggcAAAGTCCTAGCCAACGACCAGAAGGGCGTCTCCGTTTGGGACTGCTTCCGCGGTACCAACCTT CGTCGAACCATCGTTTCTCTCGTGCCATTCAACAACCAGCTCTGGGACGGGGCGCCAGTCCTTTTCTCCTACACTTCGTACTTCTTCCAGCAGGCCGGTCTTAAGAAGCCCTTTGTTGCTACCATCATCTTGAACTGTGTCCTCGTCGGCTTCGTCGCCACCAGCTTCTACACCACTGACCGGATCGGCCGTCGCCCATTGCTCGTCTACTTGGGCGCGTTCATGGTCCCCCTCTTGTTCATAATCGGTGGTGTTCAGACCCTGCAGCAGACGAACGCTACCGGTGCCGCCACGATTGCCGTGTC ATGCATCTGGGTTGCCGCCTACTCTTCCTCAGCAGGTCCTCTCGGCTTCGCCTTCCTTGCCGACTGCTCCACCGCTATCCTCCGCGCGAAGACCGCCAATATGGGCGCCCTGGCTTTCGCCCTCTTATCGCTCATCACCACATACTGCACTCCGCTTATGCTTTCATCCCCCAACTTCGGGGTTGCGGGTacctttttcttctacgGCTCCACCTCGTTGGTCTTTGTCGTCATTATGTGGTTTGTCAtccccgagaccaagaaCAGGTCGTATGTCGAGCTCGACGAGATGTTTGAGCTTCACGTCCCGACTAGGGAATTTGCTACCTACGAGACGTCGGTTGATAGGGCCATCAAGGCTGGGCAGGGCAATGTAACTGA AGTCGCGTACCCCAAAAGCTGGGTTCCGGGAAGCTCGACCAAAGCCACCACACCAACCAAGCAAACCGACCAGCGTGACGACTTTCTGCTTCTCTATCCACCTCGTTCTGTCGCCATGTCTCAACCTCC AAAGTACGTCCTTGTCACTGGAGCCACCGGATTCATCGGTGCTCATGTGGTCGATCAGCTCCTTAGCCGGGGCATCAAAGTCCGCGGCGCCACTCGGTCACTTGCGAAAGGTGATGCGATGATTCAGGCCCGGCCACATTTTGCATCCTTGCTTgatttcgtcgaaattgACGGGTTTGAGAATCCTGGCCGTCTGGACGAGGCTGTCAAGGATATTGATGCGGTGATCCATGTTGCGAGT CCGTTAACGTATGATACCAAAAAcaacgaagaagagctcATCATCCCCGCTATCAATGGCGTCAAGGCCGTTCTTGAGGCATCAGCGACAAGCAACGTCCGACGAGTCGTGCTCACTTCATCTTTCGCATCCGTCATGGACGTCAACCGGAAAGCGCCACCATACTTCACTTTCACGGGCGAAGACTGGAACCCGCTGACATACGAGGAGGCTGTAGCTCCAACGACACCGGCTCATATCGCCTATCGCGGGGCCAAGAAATTCGCCGAGAAAGCCGCATGGGATTTCCAGCGCGACCGAAAGCCCGCGTTCGATATTGTCGCGCTGTGTCCGTCCATGACCTTTGGACCCGTGGTACACCCTGTCGCCAGCACGGACAAGCTCAATGAGACGAATGTGATGTTGTGGAAGGTCGCCCAGGGACAGCCACTGTCGACAGCGCGCGTGCCATTCTGGATCGACGTTCGAGACTTAGCACTGGCGCATGTGGAAGCGTTGGTGCGGCCGAACGCCGGAGGCAAGCGTTTTATCCCGGGGTCTCCGGAGAGATTCTCGTACGACCTTGCGGCCAAGGTCATGGAAGAGGAGTTTGATTGGGCCAAGGGGAAAGTCCAGCGCGAGGATCAGGCCATCGACGAATCTCATGGAATAGATAGTGAGCTTACGGCTCGCGAACTGGGGCTCAAGTACACAAGCTTTAGGGATGCCGTCGTGGACCTGATATCACAGGTATCCAAACTGCCGACAACCTCATAG
- a CDS encoding uncharacterized protein (ID:PFLUO_007775-T1.cds;~source:funannotate) yields the protein MPSFSEIPIVIRLSDEERDSGVMSDHHLYDAVEAFFDDGFVVLENAVRNDMIDNLNERMLQDTEKLMAGEGLSHFAPLNNKVAEKGAKAGGNLSQVPPLEKEWLHPEIFANKHAAQLISCILGPKPEVHFLRSNTLLNNNDRQRVHSDMRFEHPTHPFAITQNVCLCDCGPENGTTELWLGTQNTGVEIRPQLGEPFIEETVVEARRKIRPPIYPRVKRGSIMVRDLRLWHAGMPNPTDNVRILLTINYYAAWFKNGALITFPESLRSHVAALDEYAGIKFAATYEPDVGFNYLNSKFSNNFSSVLRPDVWEKIAHVKTAKGY from the exons ATGCCGTCTTTCTCGGAAATTCCCATTGTCATTCGCCTCTCCGATGAGGAGCGGGATTCGGGCGTAATGTCCGATCACCACCTATACGACGCCGTCGAGGCCTTCTTTGACGACGGATTCGTCGTGCTGGAGAACGCGGTGCGCAATGACATGATCGATAACTTGAACGAACGAATGCTCCAGGATACGGAGAAGCTCATGGCCGGCGAAGGCTTGTCCCACTTCGC TCCTCTGAATAACAAAGTGGCCGAGAAGGGGGCCAAGGCGGGCGGAAATCTCTCCCAAGTGCCGCCTCTGGAGAAGG AATGGCTCCATCCCGAAATCTTCGCCAACAAACACGCCGCCCAACTCATCTCTTGCATCCTCGGCCCTAAGCCCGAGGTTCACTTCCTCCGCTCAAACACCCTCTTGAACAATAACGACCGCCAGCGTGTCCACTCGGACATGCGGTTTGAGCACCCAACTCACCCCTTTGCCATTACCCAGAATGTGTGCCTGTGCGACTGCGGCCCCGAGAATGGGACGACCGAACTATGGCTCGGCACACAGAACACCGGCGTGGAGATCCGGCCTCAGCTCGGCGAGCCATTCATCGAAGAGACAGTCGTAGAagcgaggaggaagatccGGCCGCCGATTTACCCCCGGGTCAAGAGGGGTTCGATCATGGTGCGAGATCTGCGATTGTG GCACGCCGGGATGCCCAATCCCACCGACAACGTCCGCATCCTCCTCACGATCAACTACTATGCCGCTTGGTTCAAAAACGGCGCGCTCATCACCTTCCCGGAATCGCTCCGGTCCCACGTCGCCGCCTTGGATGAGTACGCGGGTATCAAGTTTGCCGCAACCTACGAGCCCGACGTCGGATTCAACTACCTCAACAGCAAGTTTAGCAACAACTTCAGCTCGGTCCTCCGCCCCGACGTCTGGGAGAAGATTGCGCATGTCAAGACCGCCAAAGGGTACTAG
- a CDS encoding uncharacterized protein (ID:PFLUO_007774-T1.cds;~source:funannotate) has protein sequence MDAYPEDYVNHNLPFVLLSGLEASSEDDATASAKYPLLSEKGPEIFSELPPVSGAVAEELRSVLLTEDGSRMPWKSRPSLDENNSSTAGIGFKIKSTGRSYKLPPRKANPPLRSPSVNSLVDSDSVVLHSPISPLTPGSPTFPDGLLTPLWVTKHQDLVPAAVINFFPFSLDRNMNTLRDNQLKIEINDLKQAWTSSGFKTRFLVVLISEDGDGGHTWEIDDRVAGIRKATNLDPKSVFVIPPDATASELKDFTKSLFSLLQPSVVEYYRDLSKHARRKRNRSSIPPPTAPPTSGTSQTLSLHGWNVRYEFKLGIFAEFRQEMDAACRNYESAYETLFGQEVFENIAGWDPRFSDARLLSDALAIRIIRCLLWAGQTTAAARFWVDHRVRTKDIINRRGKGSRNYGWEAWEARWSMVMAQLIRRAEIPSLSSGELESIYLLPEKAIPTGERVNSWEHLHHEGYWLCRSAKHTKLRRTLAEQIPSEDRMPPGQSPASQIANKSYLYDTYLAPETHAESPLSGNTGFDHSSLILDTLKSALEEFSKRQQTRHVESLALEIAEEYMRVGSWTEAYGILQPLWPTLSWRHSGWWQLMDSFGSALRECALRAQKSETVLQVDWELLHNVFQPKPAWQYDIHQSLESLPAEKPKPSLVLRAEDVMPSLTASLVFEKAEGNVGEPLHVQLIISSRAQKSSAPIKLTEVKVVFEGCLRPLKIQSDQNQNADTTSPCCLTSLQLREPRTSVDPAVQSPTGVLATLLGTSDLTIGPSQTKAFNLTCIPREAGEARVASITMLIEEEKFDLAYVITCEEQYKSVWWQETKKGISHRRVGKDRDTGKCKVMPKPPKIRITTPNLKQNYYTNERVALDIELQNEEEEAADVTTEIRLFGPPESSAKILWLNAEDNFDIHESGTSTPAEGPTHFLKQQVGVIERSSDKHITVVVDDTQDIANYQLEISAIYNLMSDVQTPISKTITVDLSFTRPFEANYDFLPCVHSQPWPNFFAVSDDLLGEASASVPGGLQQRWCLNSKVVSFALEPIVIDQMSVALLGVGGGAVCNIEPETLVSPATSQLAPEEMRESNFCLDIQKLTLGDRRPSTLNLALEIRWHRQGSDNESAVSTSILEIPRFVVPMGEPRVLASSSASETMPGLIHLEYTLENPSTHFLTFNLMMEASEQFAFSGPKTTVVQLVPLSRHTIRYNLLAAKRGLWIQPQLVVVDGYFNKTLRVLSTGEMRSDKKGILVWVDADD, from the exons ATGGACGCCTACCCCGAAGACTATGTCAACCACAACCTCCCTTTCGTCCTCCTTTCCGGACTGGAGGCGAGCTCTGAGGATGACGCTACAGCCTCTGCAAAATACCCCCTCCTCTCCGAGAAGGGCCCAGAGATCTTCTCTGAACTCCCCCCGGTGAGCGGGGCCGTTGCGGAGGAATTGCGGAGCGTGCTGCTCACAGAAGATGGCTCTCGCATGCCCTGGAAGTCCAGACCCAGCTTAGATGAAAATAACTCATCCACTGCAGGGATAGGCTTCAAGATCAAAAGTACTGGCCGG TCCTACAAGCTTCCCCCACGAAAAGCCAATCCGCCGCTACGCTCCCCTTCCGTGAACTCTCTCGTCGATTCCGACTCCGTTGTGTTGCACTCGCCCATATCACCATTGACTCCAGGCTCTCCGACATTTCCAGATGGTCTACTCACTCCGCTCTGGGTCACTAAACATCAGGACCTGGTTCCTGCAGCTGTCATCAatttctttcccttctctttgGACCGGAATATGAATACGCTCCGCGACAATCAATTGAAGATCGAGATTAATGACCTGAAGCAGGCGTGGACATCCTCCGGCTTCAAGACTCGGTTTCTCGTGGTGTTGATAtccgaagatggcgatggagggcATACTTGGGAGATTGACGATCGGGTCGCAGGAATTCGCAAAGCGACGAATCTCGATCCCAAGTCAGTTTTCGTCATCCCGCCTGACGCGACGGCGTCAGAATTAAAGGACTTTACGAAATCATTGTTCTCGCTTTTGCAGCCCTCTGTAGTGGAATATTATCGGGATCTGTCAAAGCATGCCCGGCGCAAGCGCAACAGAAGCAGCATCCCTCCTCCGACGGCACCACCCACCAGCGGCACTTCTCAGACCCTGTCGCTCCATGGGTGGAACGTCCGTTATGAATTCAAACTAGGAATATTTGCCGAGTTCCGTCAGGAAATGGATGCAGCGTGTCGGAATTATGAGTCTGCCTACGAGACCCTGTTTGGACAGGAGGTTTTTGAGAATATCGCTGGCTGGGATCCTAGATTCAGTGACGCACGCCTCCTGTCTGATGCTCTGGCCATTCGAATTATTCGTTGTTTACTTTGGGCAGGTCAGACGACTGCCGCTGCACGGTTCTGGGTCGATCACAGAGTTCGCACCAAGGATATCATCAACCGAAGGGGTAAAGGCAGCAGGAATTACGGATGGGAAGCATGGGAGGCGCGGTGGTCGATGGTTATGGCTCAGCTCATCCGCCGAGCGGAAATAccgtctctctcctccggGGAACTTGAATCCATATACCTTTTGCCTGAGAAAGCAATCCCCACAGGGGAACGAGTCAATTCCTGGGAGCACTTGCACCACGAGGGCTATTGGCTATGCCGGTCGGCAAAGCACACAAAGCTGCGAAGAACTCTTGCGGAACAAATTCCAAGCGAGGATCGAATGCCTCCAGGACAGTCTCCTGCCTCGCAGATTGCCAACAAGTCATACCTTTATGACACATATCTGGCTCCCGAGACTCATGCCGAATCACCTCTGTCTGGGAACACTGGCTTTGACCATTCTAGCCTGATTCTAGACACCTTGAAGTCTGCACTCGAAGAGTTCTCAAAACGCCAACAAACTCGTCATGTTGAGAGCCTCGCCCTCGAGATTGCAGAAGAGTACATGCGTGTTGGCTCTTGGACGGAGGCATACGGTATCCTTCAACCATTGTGGCCAACTCTGAGCTGGCGCCACTCTGGTTGGTGGCAGCTGATGGACAGTTTCGGATCGGCCTTGAGGGAATGTGCCCTCCGAGCACAGAAAAGCGAGACAGTGCTGCAGGTGGATTGGGAACTGCTTCATAATG TGTTTCAACCGAAACCTGCTTGGCAATATGACATCCATCAGAGCCTCGAAAGTCTCCCTGCAGAAAAACCGAAACCATCCCTCGTCCTTCGAGCAGAGGACGTCATGCCGAGCT TGACCGCGTCATTGGTCTTTGAAAAAGCCGAGGGCAACGTTGGGGAACCTCTGCATGTTCAACTCATTATTTCATCGCGTGCTCAAAAATCTTCCGCCCCAATTAAACTCACAGAGGTGAAAGTCGTCTTTGAGGGCTGCTTGCGGCCACTGAAGATTCAATCGGACCAGAATCAAAATGCCGACACTACGAGCCCGTGTTGCCTGACTTCTCTCCAATTACGAGAACCGCGCACGTCTGTCGATCCAGCCGTTCAATCACCGACCGGTGTCTTGGCCACCTTACTTGGGACATCGGATCTCACGATTGGCCCTTCCCAGACCAAAGCGTTCAATCTCACTTGCATCCCCCGCGAGGCTGGTGAAGCCCGGGTGGCTTCGATAACCATGTTGATCGAGGAGGAAAAGTTTGATCTCGCCTATGTTATCACATGCGAGGAACAATACAAATCCGTCTGGTGGCAAGAGACCAAAAAGGGAATAAGCCACAGAAGGGTGGGCAAAGACCGGGACACTGGCAAATGCAAGGTTATGCCAAAGCCTCCCAAGATCCGCATCACAACCCCCAATCTCAAACAAAACTATTACACCAATGAACGGGTGGCTCTGGATATAGAGCTAcagaatgaagaagaggaagcagCAGATGTCACGACTGAGATTCGACTTTTTGGTCCTCCAGAATCGTCGGCCAAGATTCTGTGGCTCAACGCAGAGGACAACTTTGACATCCATGAATCAGGGACCAGCACTCCAGCCGAAGGTCCAACCCATTTCTTGAAGCAGCAAGTCGGAGTAATCGAGCGATCCTCTGATAAGCACATCACTGTCGTTGTGGATGACACCCAGGATATTGCGAATTATCAATTGGAAATTTCCGCCATTTACAATCTGATGTCTGATGTCCAAACCCCTATATCGAAGACTATCACCGTTGATCTGTCATTCACCCGGCCATTCGAGGCCAACTATGACTTTCTGCCTTGTGTTCACTCGCAACCATGGCCGAATTTCTTCGCAGTTAGTGACGACTTGCTTGGTGAAgcttcggcctcggtccCGGGAGGCTTACAGCAGAGATGGTGTCTCAATTCCAAAGTTGTTTCCTTTGCCCTGGAGCCAATCGTCATTGATCAAATGTCTGTGGCTCTTCTCGgagtcggcggcggtgctgtGTGCAATATCGAGCCAGAGACATTGGTCAGCCCCGCCACCTCGCAGCTCGCGCCGGAAGAAATGCGAGAGTCCAACTTTTGCCTTGACATTCAGAAGCTCACCCTCGGTGACCGCCGGCCTTCTACGCTCAATCTTGCACTAGAAATCCGATGGCATCGGCAAGGGTCCGACAACGAAAGCGCCGTATCGACCTCCATCCTTGAGATCCCGCGGTTCGTCGTTCCCATGGGAGAGCCCAGGGTGCTcgcctcctcatccgcctcGGAGACCATGCCCGGCCTGATTCATCTGGAGTACACGCTGGAGAACCCATCCACGCACTTCCTCACCTTCAATCTCATGATGGAGGCTAGCGAACAGTTTGCCTTTAGCGGGCCTAAGACCACCGTCGTCCAGCTTGTGCCGCTGAGTCGGCATACGATCCGGTACAATCTGCTGGCTGCCAAACGCGGCTTGTGGATCCAGCCAcagctggtggtggttgacggCTATTTCAACAAGACCCTTCGTGTTCTTTCCACGGGGGAGATGCGCTCGGATAAGAAGGGCATTCTGGTGTGGGTCGATGCTGATGATTAG
- a CDS encoding uncharacterized protein (ID:PFLUO_007772-T1.cds;~source:funannotate): MSPKTFIVTGASRVPPHGSGIGLAISKFLLAAPQSHNVVVIARSVEPLQKLKDQYAKQVEVLNGDLADFSLSQKAVDLALKSFGRVDGLVLNHGVLGQVGKVAEADPEQWTQGFETNFISAVAFVKAGLPALRDSKGRIVFTSSGASVSAYRGWGLYGASKAAVNHLALTLGEEEPDVTSVSIQPGLVDTEMQREIREDHATTLDPQFHAIFTTAHKDGGLLKPEQPGHVIARLVIDAPNSLTGKYLS; encoded by the exons ATGTCACCCAAGACTTTCATCGTCACCGGTGCCTCGAGAG TCCCTCCGCACGGCTCAGGTATCGGTCTCGCAATCTCGAAGTTTCTCCTCGCCGCGCCTCAATCCCACAACGTGGTTGTGATCGCCCGTAGCGTCGAGCCTCTCCAGAAGCTGAAAGACCAATACGCCAAGCAAGTCGAGGTGCTGAATGGCGATCTTGCAGATTTCTCTCTGAGCCAGAAGGCCGTCGATCTGGCCTTGAAGTCCTTCGGGCGAGTGGATGGATTGGTTCTCAACCACGGCGTGCTAGGCCAAGTGGGCAAGGTCGCTGAGGCGGATCCGGAACAATGGACGCAGGGATTTGAGACCAATTTCATCAGCGCGGTGGCTTTT GTTAAAGCTGGACTGCCTGCGCTTCGCGATTCCAAGGGCAGGATCGTCTTCACTTCGTCTGGGGCTTCCGTCTCGGCATACAGGGGATGGGGTCTATATGGCGCGAGCAAGGCGGCCGTGAACCACCTAGCTCTAACTCttggggaggaagagcccGACGTGACGTCCGTGTCGATTCAGCCGGGCTTGGTCGACACAGAAATGCAGCGAGAGATCCGTGAAGACCACGCGACCACTCTGGACCCTCAATTCCATGCAATATTCACTACGGCCCACAAGGATGGAGGATTGCTAAAACCCGAACAGCCCGGCCATGTCATTGCCAGATTGGTGATTGATGCCCCGAACTCATTGACTGGCAAGTACCTATCGTAA
- a CDS encoding uncharacterized protein (ID:PFLUO_007771-T1.cds;~source:funannotate): MASLSDFVDLSSKPLLWSAASIAFNPIFWNIVARAEYRNHFMTRIFGGEYNGCYVLAFTIFSLGIVRDHFYQVALDDQPFYAPMHQPIIGAGLFAAGSILVLSSMWALGVTGTYLGDYFGILMDAPVTGFPFNVTGSPMYWGSTLNFLGVALYKGKVAGLLLTAQVFVLYWFALKWEDPFTAEIYAKREREQAKKKGGKKQ, encoded by the exons ATGGCCAGTCTCTCCGATTTCGTCGATTTGTCCTCGAAGCCTCTGCTCT GGTCTGCGGCGAGCATTGCGTTCAACCCCATTTTCTGGAA CATCGTCGCCCGCGCCG AGTACCGCAATCATTTCATGACTCGCATCTTCGGGGGTGAATACAATGGCTGTTACGTCCTCGCCTTCACCATTTTCTCCCTAGGTATCGTGCGCGATCATTTCTACCAAGTTGCTCTCGACGACCAGCCCTTCTATGCCCCCATGCACCAGCCCATCATTGGCGCCGGCCTGTTCGCTGCTGGCTCCATCCTCGTTCTGTCCAGCATGTGGGCTCTCGGTGTGACCGGTACCTACCTGGGTGACTACTTCGGCATCCTGATGGACGCTCCCGTCACCGGGTTTCCTTTCAATGTGACCGGCTCACCCATGTACTGGGGCAGCACCTTGAACTTCCTGGGCGTTGCTCTGTACAAGGGCAAGGTGGCCGGTCTTCTCTTGACGGCTCAGGTTTTCGTCTTGTACTGGTTCGCGCTCAAGTGGGAGGA CCCCTTCACTGCTGAGATCTACGCCAAGCGTGAGCGTgagcaggccaagaagaagggcggcaagAAGCAGTAA
- a CDS encoding uncharacterized protein (ID:PFLUO_007773-T1.cds;~source:funannotate), with product MATQAALIADTIMGMKRALRREHDDIPPDDPIAQPTNRGNKLRANAKYVSEGAMGYIHGEDLYKEKIEHAGYTRYILQRNPIRYDSEGEELEEDDEDSEADAAAAEENPFSGIALESLLCPLKHPSELPTHPSLSHPYTSQALEQMAMGVEAKLREERALLWRARNLHQQFLGDGGWMPCGVIETPEDRWIFEPRIVDGQQSASGSGYGLGGPDTPLTSGENNIPQDGATSATASVQEAQQEPADADVEMAEVPAPSEDTRANNGNLEQIKEPKAEEADATVKDLPQHTEAASGSAHEDSASGLADQHTTANFGGNPDEMKVTKYSDNADAEAASGHAQDETEQDAEMHDGSSPEPPRRMTTRAQANAANPQAEDGQSPFSSADTTGSLPTPHPLYLIPDNVRPDANFGLPATEAEETRRLLWSYIQKQEETVRGFEHMLESLLRACHMKSDVLEWSKAEGHIGEMSDGEDWYDREKWGLGEGEDLKKGTDEDDVETVDDSRTTAKRSRQRRA from the exons ATGGCGACGCAGGCGGCATTGATTGCAGATACCATCATGGGCATGAAGCGGGCCCTCCGCAGAGAGCACGACG ACATCCCCCCCGATGACCCCATCGCTCAGCCGACGAACCGCGGAAACAAATTGCGGGCAAACGCGAAGTATGTCAGTGAAGGAGCAATGGGCTACATCCACGGCGAGGATTTGTACAAAGAG AAAATTGAACATGCCGGCTACACGCGTTATATTCTCCAGCGAAATCCAATACGCTACGATTCTGAAggtgaagagctggaagaggatgacgaagatTCCGAGGCCGATGCAGCGGCCGCTGAAGAAAACCCATTCTCGGGAATTGCGCTTGAGA GCCTGCTCTGTCCCCTGAAACACCCCTCCGAGCTCCCCACCCACCCCTCGCTCTCCCACCCGTACACCTCCCAGGCTCTCGAGCAAATGGCAATGGGTGTCGAAGCCAAGCTCCGCGAGGAACGTGCCTTGCTCTGGCGTGCCAGAAACCTACACCAACAATTCCTTGGTGATGGTGGCTGGATGCCGTGTGGTGTGATCGAAACTCCCGAAGACCGATGGATTTTTGAGCCGAGAATTGTCGATGGACAACAAAGTGCATCGGGCAGCGGATATGGCTTGGGCGGGCCCGACACACCTCTGACCTCTGGAGAAAATAATATACCGCAAGACGGAGCGACGTCGGCCACGGCGTCTGTCCAGGAAGCGCAACAGGAGCCTGCGGATGCGGATGTGGAGATGGCAGAAGTTCCGGCACCCTCTGAGGATACGCGTGCGAACAATGGCAATTTGGAACAAATAAAGGAGcccaaggcggaggaggcagaTGCCACTGTCAAGGATCTTCCACAGCATACCGAGGCTGCATCTGGTTCAGCACATGAGGACTCAGCGAGTGGCCTCGCTGACCAGCACACAACTGCAAACTTCGGTGGGAACCCGGACGAAATGAAAGTGACCAAGTATAGCGATAACGCAGATGCGGAGGCTGCCAGTGGACACGCGCAGGATGAAACCGAGCAAGACGCAGAAATGCACGACGGATCATCACCGGAGCCACCGCGTCGTATGACAACGCGCGCGCAGGCCAACGCAGCAAACCCACAAGCCGAAGATGGCCAGTCTCCTTTCTCGTCAGCCGACACGACTGGCTCCCTGCCAACACCACATCCCCTCTACCTCATCCCGGACAATGTCCGCCCAGACGCTAACTTCGGTCTACCAGCCACCGAGGCGGAAGAAACACGACGTCTGCTCTGGTCCTACATCCAGAAACAGGAAGAGACAGTTCGCGGATTCGAGCACATGCTCGAGTCACTTCTGCGTGCCTGTCACATGAAGTCCGATGTACTGGAATGGTCCAAGGCAGAAGGTCATATCGGAGAGATgagcgacggcgaagactgGTACGATCGCGAGAAATGGGGgctgggcgagggcgaggatCTCAAGAAGGGCACggatgaggacgatgtcgaGACCGTGGATGACAGTCGCACAACCGCGAAGCGCAGCCGCCAGCGACGCGCGTGA